ttactctatttattattacatttattattttactgcatttattattattattattattacatttattattgcagtctattattattaaaaggatacataagcacatttacattgaagaagatgagaatcatgatttgatcagtcttatcttaaattagagcttgatgtaaatattcaaaaacatttaacctactgaggcctcaattaatgtaattttattggtatctacagtagagtctcacttatccaacataaacgggccagcagaatgttggataagcaggagggattaaggaaaagcctattaaacatcaaattaggttatgattttacaaattaagcaccaaaacatcatgttatacaacaaatttgacagaaaaagtagttcaatacgaagtaatgctatgtagtaattactgtatttacaaatttagcaccaaaatatcatgttttgaaaacattgactacaaaaatgcgttggataatttagaatgttggataagcgagtgttggataagtgagactctactgtattttactctatttttattttattatgacacagcaaacaagatagataagctggatttcgtatcacaaaatcacaagtcaaacacttcagtgtctaggactgtgtgatgtattttcggatgatgcgcacagatcccagtagggtggccttttgcagatgacagATCGTGATcttgtctatttttattattaataatacatttattattacatttattattttactgcatttattattattattacatttattatttcactcttattattaaaaggatacataagcacatttacattgaagaagatgagaataatgatttaatcagagttggacagtcttatcttaaattagagttttaggtaaatattcaaaaacatttaaccttctgaggcctcaattaatgtaattttattggtatctatttttatttctgaaatttcccaccctcagcttatacttgagtcaatgttttcccagttttttgtggtaaaattaagtgcctcggcttatattcgggtcggcttatactcgagtatatacggtaattcccgGGCCTCTGTGTCTTCCTCTTGCAGGGATCCACAGCAACGAACGGGATTTGTACCAGACGGAAAAGCGCCggaaatccaattgctgccaatgagGACACGGCATTTGCCCGCTGCTGTATTTGCACTGAACTTTTGTACCAGTTTCCGAAACCAAAGGAAAACCGAAATGATCTGTGTCTTGGATGGATCGGGACCATCTTCCCAATGGAAACCTTCATTGCATTCCCACTCCAAATTATAATTTTTCTAGCTTTGTGGAAATCCAAAGCCATACTTAtaccaatttaataataataataataataataataataataataataataataataataatagtgtatgatccagtacaacagccagcagtgtctgctgtggactcaaattcaaataattcaaataataataataatacccagtgTTGAAAAGCGCAACCATGCTGTCCCACCTTTTCTGGATATTATTTACAGGATTTATTATGGATAATAAAATTAGATTTTTCCAAAATCTTGCCGTTGTTTCTTTTTTGGAAGATGGGTGTTACAGTACATAAAGGCACACAAACGGCTCAAATCTTTAgacccatattattattacaatctaCTGTGTTCGAATCACTCCGAGCCTTCCTGGGCCCCGTTGGCGTCTAATCGGTGGGCGTTGAATCGGGGCATCATCTCCGTCGGGACGCAGTGGCTCCACTTGTATTGCTTTTTCAGCCGTCGGCCTCCTTCACTGTCTTCGATGCAAATGGCAGCGATGCCTAGTGGGTAGGGCGGCATGAAAAGCAACGGAAGGGAAACATATATGGTAATatagaatgcttatattgtgctatgctaataatataatatattgtctgtacatataacttgtaagccgccctaaatcccctttggggtgagaagggcgggatataaatgtcgctaataataataataataataataataataataataaaaataaatagtacaatatagtaatatataatgcttatattgtgctatgctaataatataatatattgtatgtacatataacttgtaagccgccctaaatccccttcggggtgagaagggcaggatagaaatgtcactaagaaataaataataataataaatagtacaatatagtaatatagaatgcttatattgtgctatgctaataatataatatattgtctgtacatataacttgtaagccgccctaaatcccctttggggtgagaagggcgggatataaatgtcgctaataataataataataataataataataataataataataataataataataaatagtacaatatagtaatatataatgcttatattgtgctatgctaataatataatatattgtatgtacatataacttgtaagccgccctaaatcccctttggggtgagaagggcgggatataaatgtcgctaataataataataataataataataaaaataaatagtacaatatagtaatatataatgcttatattgtgctatgctaataatataatatattgtatgtacatataacttgtaagccgccctaaatcccctttggggtgagaagggcgggatagaaatgtcactaagaaataaacaataataataaatagtacaatatagtaatatataatgcttatattgtgctatgctaataatataatatattgtatgtacatataacttgtaagccgccctaaatccccttcggggtgagaagggcgggatagaaatgtcactaagaaataaacaataataataataaatagtacaatatagtaatatagaatgcttatattgtgctatgctaataatataatatattgtatgtacatataacttgtaagccgccctaaatcccctttggggtgagaagggcgggatataaatgtcgctaataataataataataataataataataataataataataataaaaataaatagtacaatatagtaatatataatgcttatattgtgctatgctaataatataatatattgtatgtacatataacttgtaagccgccctaaatcccctttggggtgagaagggcgggatggaAATGTCACtaagaaataaacaataataataaatagtacaatatagtaatatataatgcttatattgtgctatgctaataatataatatattgtatgtacatataacttgtaagccgccctaaatccccttcggggtgagaagggcgggatagaaatgtcactaagaaataaacaataataataaatagtacaatatagtaatatataatgcttatattgtgctatgctaataatataatatattgtatgtacatataacttgtaagccgccctaaatccccttcggggtgagaagggcgggatagaaatgtcactaagaaataaacaataataataataaatagtacaatatagtaatatagaatgcttatattgtgctatgctaataatataatatattgtatgtacatataacttgtaagccgccctaaatcccctttggggtgagaagggcgggatagaaatgtcactaagaaataaataataataataaatagtacaatatagtaatatataatgcttatattgtgctatgctaataatataatatattgtatgtacatataacttgtaagccgccctaaatcccctttggggtgagaagggcgggatagaaatgtcactaagaaataaacaataataataaatagtacaatatagtaatatataatgcttatattgtgctatgctaataatataatatattgtatgtacatataacttgtaagccgccctaaatccccttcggggtgagaagggtgggatagaaatgtcactaagaaataaacaataataataataaatagtacaatatagtaatatagaatgcttatattgtgctatgctaataatataatacattgtatgtacatataacttgtaagccgccctgagtccccttcggggtgagaagggcgggatataaatgtcaataataataataataataataataataataataataataataataaatgggttcTTTTGCTGCCCCAAACCCTGAGGTTGTCCCACGATGATCGTAAGGCTTCCCTACCTGCCACTCGGCCTCCTTGCCGCTCCACCAGTTGGACAGCGGCCTGCATGGTGCCTCCCGTCTCGACCCACTGGTCCACCAGTAAGACCCGGAGGCCTGCGATTGGGAGGGAATGGGAACAAAGGAACAattataataggtaaaggttttcccctgattttaagtccagtcatgtctgactctgggggttggtgctcatcttcatttctaagctgaagagccggcgttgtccgtagacacctccaatagtgtgttattattatattgtattacattataatattattatcaatattatatgtatatataaaatattatattattagcatagcataatatgagtattctatgttattatattgttatattgactccATTGCTCCTTCCCACCAGATGCTGTCCTGCCCCTAAGCCAGTgcttgaaattaaatccagacaaaaaTATTACGTTTTaagtaaagtaaaagtaaaggtcttatattaagtctagtcgagtctgactctggaggttggtgctcatctcctttctaagccaaagagccggcgttgtccgtagacacctcctaggtcaagtggccggcatgacggcatgaGCACTGTTacttggtacctattgatctactcatattggcatgttttcgaactgctaggttggcagaagctggggctatcagcgggagctcaccccactcgctggattcgaactgctgacttttcggtcagctcagcggtttaacctgctgcgccactggggtacTAATAAAGTATTATCTCATTATTAGATTCTGGGAAACCGCGTCAACTGCGTGGAAGTATCTACTGACCTGGGCCAATGGCGTCTGTCCGCACCTCCATGAACTTGTCCCTCCCGGAGTAGTCCCGGTAGGGCTGTTGTAGGGTCTCCACGCAGAGATGACCGGCTTTGCGGATGGCCAGGAAGCCCTTCTGCAGCGCGTTGGCCATGGCCGCCCCTGAGAAGAGGGGCAGAGGAGAGTCAGGCTCCCCTTgacagttcagactaaaacccagagcgggTTCACCGCTCCGCCCGGGAGTTGCAGCTGACCCAGGATGAAGCCCATGGCGTCGATGCCCGCCACCAAGTCAATGGCCTCGTCCCGAAAAGGCCGGACGAGGTCCTCCACGCAGTCGTGCAAAGCCTGGCGAGCAAGGGAGAAAAAGCCAAATCaagggagtcctgggagttgtagtttcccaaggtctccaTCCTCCTCTGCTCCAAAAATGAGTGTCTTTCGACCAGAccgcaatcataataataatgacctaAGCTAAAGAGATCAAATGCAATTTTGGtctccatggcccaatgctagggaatcctgggagttgtagtttcccaaggtctccaTCCTCCTCTGCCCCAAAAATGAGTGCCTTTCGAAtagacagcaataataataataataataataataataataataataataataataataataatgacttaagCTAAAGAGATCAAATGCAATTTTGGtctccatggcccaatgctagggaatcctgggagttgtagtttcccaaggtctccaTCCTTCTTCTGCCCCTAAAATGAGTGCCTTTCGAATAGacagcaataataatgataataatgataataataataataatgacttaagCTATGGAGATCAAATGCAATTTCGGCACCACATTAGcctccatggcccaatgctagggaatcctgggagttgtagtttcccaaggtctccaTCCTCCTCTGCCCCAAAAATGAGTGCCTTTCGAAtagacagcaataataataataataataataataataataataataataatgacttaagCTATGGAGATCAAATGCAATTTCGGCACCACATTAGCCTCCATAGACCAatactagggaatcctgggagttgtagtttcccaaggtctccaTCCTTCTCTGCCCCCAAAATGAGTGTATTTCGACcagacagcaataataataataataataataataataataataataataatgacttaagCTATGGAGATCAAATGCAATTTCGGCACCACATTAGcctccatggcccaatgctagggaatcctgggagttgtagtttcccaaggtctccaTCCTTCTCTGCCCCTAAAACGAGTGCCTTTCGAAtagacagcaataataataataataataataataataataataataatagcagcaccaCATTAgcctccatggctcaatgctagggaatcctgggagttgtagtttcccaaggtctccaTCCTCCTCTGCCCCCAAAATGAGTGTCTTTCGACcagacagcaataataataataataataataataatagcaccacATTAgcctccatggctcaatgctagggaatcctgggagttgtagtttcccaaggtctccaTCCTCCTCTGCCCCCAAAATGAGTGTCTTTCGACcagacagcaataataataataataataataataatagcaccacATTAGcctccatggcccaatgctagggaatcctgggagttgtagtttcccaaggtctccaTCCTTCTCTGCCCCTAAAATGAGTGCCTTTCGAAtagacagcaataataataataataataataataataataataataataataataatgacttaagCTATGGAGATCAAATGCAATTTCGGCACCACAGCCTCCATAGACCAatactagggaatcctgggagttgtagtttcccaaggtctccaTCCTCCTCTGCCCCCAAAATGAGTGTCTTTCGACcagacagcaataataataataataataataataataataataataataatagcaccacATTAgcctccatggctcaatgctagggaatcctgggagttgtagtttcccaaggtctccaTCCTTCTCTGGCCCCAAAATGAGTGTCTTTTGACcagacagcaataataataataataataataataataataatagcaccacATTAGcctccatggcccaatgctagggaatcctgggagatgtagtttcccaaggtctccaTCCTTCTCTGGCCCCAAAATGAGTGTCTTTTGACcagacagcaataataataataataataataataataataataataataataataatagcaccacATTAgcctccatggctcaatgctagggaatcctgggagttgtagtttcccaaggtctccaTCCTCCTCTGCCCCAAAAATGAGTGTCTTTCGACcagacagcaataataataataataataataataatagcaccacATTAGcctccatggcccaatgctagggaatcctgggagttgtagcttcccAAGGTCTCCATTGTTCCCTGCCCCATAAGGGAGTGTGTGTGACTTTAACTATGGGAACAAATGCAATTTTGGCACCGCTTTAACCTCCATAGCCCAATGCtagggagtcctgggagttgtagtttcctaaggTCTCACGTTTTTCTCTGCCATAGAGGGTGCctcccatccagcctttgcataataataataataataataataataataataataataataataataataataatagaatcacagaatcctagaattggaagagacccccaagagccatccagtccaatccttccGCCATAAAAGCAGACTCAAGACCCAATctgaaccctcctgacagatggccatccagcctttgcataatattaataataataatagaatcacagaatcctagaattggaagagatccccaagggccatccagtccaacccttccgCCATAAAGGCAGACCCAAGActcaatccgatccctcctgacagatggccatccagcctttgcttaataataataataataataatagaatgacagaatactagaattggaagagacccccaagggccatccagtccaacccttctgccaTAACGGCAGACCCAAGacccaatctgatccctcctgacagatggccatccagcctttgcataatattaataataataatagaatcacagaatcctagaattggaagagatccccaagggccatccagtccaacccttccgCCATAAAGGCAGACCCAAGActcaatccgatccctcctgacagatggccatccagcctttgcttaataataataataataataatagaatgacagaatactagaattggaagagacccccaagggccatccagtccaacccttctgccaTAACGGCAGACCCAAGacccaatctgatccctcctgacagatggccatccagcctttgcataatattaataataataatagaatcacagaatcctagaattggaagagatccccaagggccatccagtccaacccttccgCCATAAAGGCAGACCCAAGActcaatccgatccctcctgacagatggccatccagcctttgcttaataataataataataataataataataatagaatgacagaatactagaattggaagagacccccaagggccatccagtccaacccttctgccaTAACGGCAGACCCAAGacccaatctgatccctcctgacagatggccatccagcctttgcataatattaataataataataataataataataataataataataataatagaatcatagaatactagaattggaagagacccccaagggccatccagtccaacccttccgCCATAACAGCAGACTTAAGACTCAATctgatccttcctgacagatggccatccagcctttgcttaataataataataataataataataataataataataataataatagaatgaccgaatactagaattggaagagacccccaagggccatccagtccaacccttctgaCATAACGGCAGACCCAAGacccaatctgatccctcctgacagatggccatccagtctttgcataataataataataataattataataataataatatcccgctcttctcaccccaaaggggactcgagtggcttacaaatcaaatgtacatacaatatattattagcatagcacaatataagcattaaattactatattgtactatatcattatatggtaatattattaataatattacatttcatatacagtataatatataattaatattatattatattattattagtataatattgaattacattataatattgttatcaatattataagtatatccaatatattatatgaatatGACAGTGACACCACTCTgattgccatataacacagagcGATggggtcctgggatttgtagtttacctGGTGGTGGCAATAGAGGCGGGAAGGGTCCAGCCAGGCGTATTTGGGGCCCTTGACGTTGGGGGCCATCAGCGACAGGTACCAGCCCGGTTCCCTTGAGTCGGGGGCGCACTTCAAATCCCGCAGCATGACAAAGTACGGAGCACTAAGACATAAGAGGGCCAAAAGGGGGAAATAATCACAAGTACACATTTCTAAAAAGGtggactagaatcatagaatagtagagttggaagagacctcatgggccatccagtccaaccccctgctaagaagcaggaaatcgcattcaaagcacccccgacagatggccatccagcctctgcttaaaagcctccaaagaaggagcctccaccacaactcCCAAAGTGCCCTTGTTGTACTACAACTACCCAAATCCCATTTTGATTACTATATAGTCccttttgttcctgagttacaacTGTtttatggactacaactcccaaaagtcctTCACATGGTGCTTTCTTGGACCCCTATAGTcccattttggactacagcttcctttTGGGGgaatgtcatgatctccaattgtcggctgacaaagaacagatgccagccataaaacgggccagccataaaacctcaattaccctctggtatgtgagagcccctatataaatgggccaaagagaaggttccggtattctgtacaataaaacctgttggaatctaccagcgtgtgtcttggcgctttttctggtggaagactgacccacagcacaactgggagaagagaacccaacaatttgtacagaataccagaaccttctctttggcccatttatatacaTTGGCCCCTTCATG
This genomic window from Anolis carolinensis isolate JA03-04 unplaced genomic scaffold, rAnoCar3.1.pri scaffold_7, whole genome shotgun sequence contains:
- the LOC134292994 gene encoding adenine phosphoribosyltransferase-like, with the protein product MLRDLKCAPDSREPGWYLSLMAPNVKGPKYAWLDPSRLYCHHQALHDCVEDLVRPFRDEAIDLVAGIDAMGFILGAAMANALQKGFLAIRKAGHLCVETLQQPYRDYSGRDKFMEVRTDAIGPGLRVLLVDQWVETGGTMQAAVQLVERQGGRVAGIAAICIEDSEGGRRLKKQYKWSHCVPTEMMPRFNAHRLDANGAQEGSE